Within Bdellovibrionales bacterium, the genomic segment ATGAAGGACGTCTTGCAAAGCAAGGCCCATCGTCGCGGAGTTGATTTAAGGGCTTTAAAGTTTAGCGACCCTGAAAAAATTGGGGGCATGATGTTGAAGCAGAAAGTGACTTTTGTTCAGGGGATAGAGAAGGAAACTGCAAAGAAAATTACGAAGATCCTGAAGGATTCAAAACTAAAGGTTCAGGCTCAAATTATAGACGACAAGGTTCGGATAACATCAAAAAGTATTGATACCTTGCAGGAATGCATGCAGTTCCTGAAAGGGGACAAGTCACTTGATATTCCCCTGCAATTCGAAAATATGCGTTGAGACAAGGTTTTTTCTCTGCTGACGTCCGGTATTCTGAGGCCGGATCTGGCGCTTGATTTGATTTTCTCGGACAATGGGACATGGGTAAATCAGCTTACAGCAGCCTGCACGCAGTAGCAGATCGGAAGAAAATATCTGAAAAGCCGGTGCGTGACTTTATGTCTCGCAGGGTGTTTAGCATTGTTGCTGGGACAAAAATCTATTTTGCGGTCAAAATGCTCCAAACTCATGGCATCAGTGGTGCACCCGTGGTTGATAAATCCGGGAGTCTGATCGGGATCGTATCCGATTATGATCTTCTCTTGCAGGCGGCAACCCGAGATGTTGCCGATCCTTTGGAGTATAATAAAGATGTTTTGTCAGTGAGAGAGGAAACTCCCTTGAGAGACATTATTATAATTCTCTACAAAAAGAAATTCCGACGTTTGCCAGTTGTGGATTCGACTAACAAAGTTGTTGGGATCGTCTCGCGTGTTGATGTGTTGATGGAGTTGTTGGAACTTCCTTGAGAATAATTGAAGTCAACTGGCGAACCTGTGGGCTGGACCAAGGGCCAATTTCTGGGAAGAAATGAAATATGGCGCCTGGCGAATCATTGCGAGGTTTGGGATCTCATGACAGGGGGGATGCTCAGATGTATGCTCGTATTGAGTTTGAAACTTGGGTAAAAGTTCTTCCATGTTTCTCACAAGAAGAGGGCAATATGCGTTGGTATCAAGAATCTAGAATCATATCTGGTGTTATTCAGATGAAAGATCGTGGTTCCGAACTGGCTTTGATCAATCAAGACGAAGGGCGTTTTGAAATAATCAATACAGAACACAGCAGGGGAATCGAAAAAAATTGCGGTGAGGAGATCTTTATTGAGGGACGGGTCAAGGCCACGGCATCGGGAGCACGCTATCTGTGGGTGAATCGCTGGTGGCAGCAAGACAGCTACCCCGTTGCGAAAAAGATCAGCTGAAATGCCGGTGGCTCGGAGGATGGTGCGACCCATCGACACATTTGATTTTCCAGAAGGATTTATTCTTTCGCGTAAATATCGTGTTATTCGCAAAGTTGGAGAGGGCTGGGAGGGGGAAGTCTATATAGTCGAAGAGCTTTTTACGAATATCGAAAGAGCTGCAAAGATCTTTTTCCCGCATCGCAATCAAAACAATCGCACAGCCAAATTTTATGCTAAAAAGCTTCATAAACTCAGAACCTGCTCAGTTCTTGTCCAGTATTTGACTCAGGAACGTATCTATTATCGGGGACATCAAATTACGTATTTGATCTCAGAGTTTGTCGAGGGCAAGACTCTAGACAGTTTTTTGGAGACCTTTCCTGGAAAAAGAATGAGCCCTTTTCAGGCCGTTCATTTGCTCTACGCCTTAGCTCGCGGACTTGAAGAGGTGCATCGCCTGAAAGAATATCACGGTGATTTGCACTATGAAAATATAATGGTGCAGCGTTACGGATTGGCTTTTGATTTGAAGGTGTTCGACATGTTTCGATGGGGTTCTGCCTCTCCAGAAAATATTCGAGACGATGTTTGTAATCTCATTCGCATTTTTTATGATTGCCTGGGGGGGAGCCGATTTTATCCCCGCCAGCCAAGGGTTGTTAAAGATATTTGTTGTGGATTGAAGCGTTCACTTATTTTAAAGAAGTTTCGAAATGCAGGAGAACTGAGGCTCTATTTGGAGAAAATGAATTGGAATTAAGAGGTCGGCAGTTTTATAATCAGCATCTTGAAGACATAGCAGTCTTCTCGAAAAATTGGCTTGAAGCTGTTATTACGACAACCATGTGTCCCGTGAACAAATTGGAAAATGAGGATTCTTGTTTTGTCATTGAAAATGGGGAATTTTCCTGCGTGGCAGTTGCCGACGGACTAGGGGGGCATAAGGGTGGAGGGCTGGCCTCGCGTCTAGCGATCTCTATCCTAAATGAAACTCTAAATATCTACGAGGCGTTTCCTCAGCCGGAGCGATTGCCAATAAGAGAAGTTATCTTAGATGCCATTGATCGATGCCATGTTCAAATTCAAGCCCTCGGAATTGGGGCCGGCACGACTTTGAGCATGGCTATTTTAACTCGTAAGACAGTGCGTTTTTATAATGTGGGAGATTCTTGTTCCATGCTGATTGGGGGCATGGGAACTCTCAAGTTTAAAAATATTGAACAGTCTCCAGTTGGCTATGGCCTAGAAGGCGGATTCCTGACAGAAGATCAGGTTGTTGGTCATTCAGCTTCAGGAATTGTCCTCAACGCCCTCGGGCTTAGCCCCTTGCGAATAGAAGTCAGTCAGGAATTTGAATTGGCGCGACGGGATAGCATCTTGCTTTCCTCAGATGGACTTACGGACAATCTGGCTTATTCTCGAATAGGCCAGATTGTCGGGCGAGGGACCTTGTTGGAGAAGATCAAAAGGCTAAAAGAGGAGGCTACCGAGCAAATGAGAAAAGAAAAGGGAAAGCCCGATGATTTAACGATGATTTTGCTGAAAGTCCGCGACTGATAGCGATAAAACTTATGCCGCATCGAGCGAAGCCCCATATTTATTGGGAGACTGTTGCTCATTCGCATGCCACAATTACTCTCAGTTAATCAATCGGCGGACGAATGAGACTTGTTCGGTCGTCAAATAGAACATATTTAACCCATGAAAGGGGAGGACTCCGTGACACTTTTTAAATTTATGATTGCAGCACTGTTTTCAGTATCTGTGGCGTCTCTAGGTTGGGCTCAGGAAGGTGGAGGTGAAGACTGGAATGCCGGAGAAGCGACGGAAGCACCTGCCGGAGATAGTGGTGCGGCAACAACGCCTCCAGGCGGTGGCGGCAGTGGGGCTTCAGAACCGGCGAAGCCTAAAACAAAAGAAGTAAAAGAAATGAAAGCAAAGAAGGAAAAGAAGAAAAAAGAGGAAAAAAAGTCAAAAAAGGGAAAAAAGAAGCATCACAGTGAAGATGCAGGCTGATAGTTTGGCTTGGACAATCGAGGCTAAGTTTCAGTTAGGTATTGAACCGGGCTTTCAGGCCCGGTTTTTGGCTTAAGAAGTGGAAAAATGGGGAGTGTCTTGTTACACTGGTTTTATTAAATTTTAAAAAATGGCGCCGCGATCGCTATATTTTGGTTATTTTTCAGAGGGGTTTATTGTGAACGTGAAGCGGATTTTGTTCTTTTGTCTGATTCTCCTTTTGCCTGCATGTCTTGAAAAGAAGAAAGAGACTGAGGTTGTTGTTGATTCCATCGTCACAGATGGTATCCCAAAAGAACAGCAGGCCAGTCCGTCGGGGACGATGGCCAATCCGGACCAAGAGGGTGGTTCCAAGTCGAGCTCGGAGACTTCTCGATCCAAAAAATGAGAGTGAGGTTTTGTTGCTCGAATTTATCAGGCAGTGCCTCATCGGCCTTTTGTTTCTTTGTACGGCATGGGGGTTTCCTCCGCCTAGCTACTCACAGGAGGATCCCGATCTTGGTGTTTCAGCCGAAGAAGCTGAACCTGTTTTTGAGGAGCCCCCCCTCCGCCGCCGACTGATGGGGCCTTTGGTGGGGAGGGTGTGACCCAGAGTGACGATTTTGGTGGAACTCCTTTTGGTACTGGAAAGGGAGATCGTTCTGGTGGAAGTGGCTATCAGGGGGGAGGATTGGGACGAAGCAATAGAAATTCTTCTTCAAAGAATGGGAAAGTTCAGTTCCACCTCGTTAAACCTGGAAATCCAAGATACGGAACTCGGTCGTCTGAGAGCAACTTGATGTCACCATCTTCCGATTCTCTATCGTCTCCCGAATAATTTTGTCGATGAATCTTTGTCCTCAATCTGTTGGTTTTGTTTGATTGGCTGCACGGAAAACTCTAAGATCGTCCTATGGTGATAAAGGACTCGATTTTCGCAGCGGAGAGCACAAAGAGCAAAGGGGTGGAGCATTCTGAAAGCAAACAGAAACCTATTCTTGGGTGGCGCGAGTGGGTGGAGTTACTAGATCTCGGGCCTACTAGAATTAAGGCAAAAATTGATACGGGAGCAAAAACATCGGCCGTTCATGCTGAGGACATCGTGGTTTTTAAAAGAAAGGGAAAACGTCGAGTTCGATTTCGTCTTTATCCATTGCAGCGCAGTCGCGAAGGTGCGGTTTGGGTAGAGGCTGATTTATTGGAAAAGCGCAAGGTACGTAGTTCTGTGGGTCATGAGACTCAGCGTCCAGTGGTCTTGGCTCAAGTTGGATTTGGTGAGCGTCAGCTCTCCATTGAATTATCTTTGATTAATCGTGATATTATGGGTTTTCGGATGTTGATCGGGCGTCAGGCCATCAGAGATCTATTCTTAGTGGATCCGGGAAGATCTTTTCTGATTGGGAAAAAGAAAAAACGGAGAAGAAAGAAGAAGACCTCTGCAAAATCGATTGGGGTTCACCAGTGATTATTGGGGTCTTATCGAGAAAGCGAGATCTCAAGTCAACCCAGTTACTTGTTCGTGCGGCTTCGGATCGCGGACATCATGTCGAGGTTATCGATCCTATTCGCTGTTTCATGAATATCGCGTCTATGCGACCGATGATTCAATTTAAAGAGAAGCGACTCGACCATTTTCATGCGGTTATTCCAAGAATTGGGGCTTCAATCACTTTTTACGGAGCCGCAGTAGTAAGGCAATTTGAGATGATGAACACATATACGGTGAATGGTTCATTGGGTGTCACGAGAGCGAGAGATACGCTGCGAGTATTGCAGATGCTCTCTCGGAAGGGAGTGGGCTTGCCCACTTCCAGTTTTGCTCACTCAACTAAAATGACAAAGGAACTCATCGAGTTGGTGGGAGGTGCTCCACTCGTCATTAAACTGCTTTCTGCACCCCAAGGGGGAAGCGTCATATTTGCACAAACTGCTAAGGCTGCGGAGAGCGTGATCGATGCTTTTCGCCGGATGGATGCCTATTTTATTGTTCAGGAATATATTCCTGAGGCTGAAGGGGCCGACATTCGTTGCGTTGTCGTTGGTGGTAAGGTTGTTGCTTCCCTTCGAAGGCAGGCAGGCGAAAGAGGATTTCCTACTTCTCTCAAGCAGACTGATTTGATTTCGTCTGTAGAGATCACGCGCGAGGAGAATGAAACTGCGCTCAGGGCCGCAAAAGTGGTTGGTTTAGGAGTTGCAGGGGTTGACTTTCTGCGTTCTAAGCGAGGGGCTCTCGTGATTGGTGTGACTCCGTCACCTAGTTTTGTCGGCATTGACAGAATTTGCGGTGTTAATGTCGCCGACAAAGTCATTCAATATGTCGAGAAAAAGATAAAATCAAACTCAATTTAACAAACTGCCTCGAGGTGAGGATTTATGAACAGCGTGGACTCTCTTTCATATCTCAAAAAAGTAACTGAATTGGCCAAGTGGAAGCGAATAGAGTCCCCGGGAAATTCCCCCGGCACTCTGGTTGCGGACACCGCCTTGCCTGCTCCGTTTATTTCTCTCCTTTCGTACAATAAAGGAGAAGTTATTGAAAAAGAAAATATCAGTCTCAAGGATGCCTTTGCAGAGGTGGGACCAAAGCGAGTGACCTGGATTGATATTCAAGGATTAGGAAATGTTGATGTTCTGAGGGAGCTTGGCGATATCATGAGTTTGCATCGCCTTGAATTGGAGGATGTCATTGATTTTTCTCAGCGAATCAGGATTCAAACTCACGAAGAGTATTGTTTTTTGATCGGCAAGCATTTGCTCTACAAGTCAGAATTGCTGGTTCAGCAGGTGAGCTTGTTTTTTGATTCGCAGACAGTGGTGACTCTGACGCCCGTTGATAGCTCATTTCTCAATCCTGTTAGATTCAGAATTCAGAATGGGATCGGACAAATTCGCCGTCAGTCATCGGAGTATTTGATTTATGCAATTGTAGACACGTTGATAGATAGCTCTTTTCCTGCCATAGATCAAATTGGTGACTTGGTGGACACGATGGAGCTTGAAGTCTTTGGCCACACGATGCCCGAAGAGGACGTTGCGAGCACAATCAGAGACACTCGGTTATCATTGTCTTATTGCCGAAAATGGATTTTGCCGATGAAAGATGTTCTTAAGAGTATTCTGGAGGGTCAAAACAAGTTTGTAGGAAAGGACACTCGAGTCTATTTTTCCGATTGCATGGATCATGTGCTGACGCAGCTGGAAACTTTGAATGCTCTCAGAGATGAAACGGCGGATCTGATGAATCTTCATCTTTCTGTTTTAAGCCAGAAAATGAATGAGATCATGAAAGTGTTAACGATCATATCCACGATCTTTATTCCTCTCGGTTTTATCGCCGGTTGCTATGGAATGAATTTTAACCCTTCGGCCTCCGAGTTCAACATGCCTGAGCTCAATTGGCCCTACGGGTACCCCACGGCGATTGGTTTGATGGTTTTTGTCGCCACTTTGCTTGTAGGATATTTTTTTCGAAAGAAGTGGATTCGGTTTCGATTTTGATTGTTTTAAATAATATTTCCTGAATAAACGCTTGATATTTTCGCGACGGATCCACATTGGCACACATTGCCAAAACCACATTCTCAATAATCCGGGAAGGTTGGGGATTTGCAAGATCCAAATAAGCGTCACTGTGTAAGCATATAGTTTTCGAGCATAGGACACCAAGTAGATCGGAACAAGACCGACAAGCCTAATCAGCCACCAATATAAAGGACTCATACGCCAGTACAGCGGACACACAACATGGAAATAGAATTTACGAATGCCGTGGAAATAGAATTTACGAATGCCATGGAAATAGAATTTACGAATGCCGTGGAAATAGAATTTACGAATGCCGTGGTAATAGATACCATTCATAAAATAGGATTTTATTCTGAGAAGGTAGCTCCTGGACAAGAAAAGTACTTTGCGAAAAACATGAAAATAAAAGGGACGGAGCAAACGGTGGAAGAACGGTCGAAAAAAGTAATAAAGGACCACTTTATTCAGAAATCTAAAAAGCTGGGATTGCCAGATTGTGTTTCCTGTAAGCGGTGCCCATAAGTAGATGGCAAACCATCTCGGAAATTGAGGTTTCTTCAGCCAAGTTTGAGTGTACCAATCCTCAAAGCAGTGGCCCGCATGAGGTGAAATCTTTTGAAACACGGCCGACTGCCAGACGTAGTTTTTGGTCATCCTCCAATGGGGGTGGGAGCAAAGAAATTGATAGAGACCAAAGACGACAGGCAACTGGATATCATCAATGATGAGATATCCACCAGTTTTAAGGAGACCCGCGGAGTAAAACCAGTCAATAAACGGAGTGGGAAATCCATGACCCCCATCAATGAGAACCAAATCAAACTCTGGATTCCTCTTCATCAGAGGCAAAGCAGTCTCGGACCTTCCAATGTCAAAATGAAGCTCCGCAGTGGGCCATCTATTTTTCTGACATGCCTCAAGAATGCGCTGAACCTCCTTTGAATCAGGAGTTATAGCCAAGTGCCTGGTCTGGCAGCGAGCAAAGACAAGAGTGCTAAGGCCCACACCTGTTTCCAAAGTTTTCATTCTGGGTCTTAGAAATCCTATGAGAAAATCAAGGATGCCCTCATATATCTCCCACGTGATGGGTTTGTCATCAAAGGTCCTGTGTAACCCCGAAGACTGACTTCGAATTTCTCTTATCTCGCGCCAGTGCCTGATCATGGACCTGTGCTCCCTCGTAATTGGTCGTAAAGATAGGTCGAGAATGGTCCTGGCATCAATCAAGAAAAGTCGTGCTGCGTCTCAATATTGAGTGTTCCCCCTTAAGAAAAAATGCTAGTCCTTGCGATTGGCGGGACCTTCAGCCTTCCCTCTGCTTTCGGGACTTTTCAATCTTCCTCAGGATTGCAATAATTTTATGTGGAATATTTTCTGTTTTTGCTCAGGAGGAGCTTAAATGAAAATGATGGGACGAATCTTTACATTTGTGGCTGGTTTCTTAATTTTCTTGTTTGTTTTTCTATGTGACGCCCAAGCTCTCAAGGTCGATGTCCAATCTGAAGGTCAAATTGTGATTTGCCGAGATGGCAATCGCGAATCCTATCGCCTTCTTGATTACTATGAGGGAGAAGAATTTCAGTCGGCATTTCCAAAGCACGAAGCCTGGGTCTTTGATAAGGTTCGGTGGGCGCTTTCTCAAGCAGAAAGTTTTCATTCTGACTTGATTAAGACGCTCTACGCTGCTCTAAAAGAGATGCCAAGTCAGCTAAAATACATTTCAAAAGGCGAGACGACATCGCCAAATGAGGGGCTGAGATCCTCTGGCCTGCCTCTCAATTGTCGTCTAGAAAAGGCGCTTTTTCGCAATTCTGGCGAAAATATAAAGTATTCTATCGAAAGTAATTTGTGGCAGAAATTGAGTGCCGATGATCAGGCTGGAGTGATCATGAATGGCCTTTTGACCGAGTTCTTTCAGAATAAGGGAATTCAAGTTGATCAAAGCAAACTCAGAGTCCTTGTGAGACTCTGGAGTCAGGGAGCGGGTCGAGTGAGAGGCGTGTCCTACTACGTGTCATCTCTGCGTGGACTTGAAAGTTTGATTCCCACTGTGACTCTGGCGGGCGTGGATTACTCAGTCGATTCAAACAACTCAATTCGCGTGTATAACAATGGCCAAGTTGAAAGTGGACTGATGGCGTCTTCAGAAAATTCATACATTTACAAAAGTCAAAATGGGTTTGATATAGATCTCAGTGGGAAGCGAGGGCCAGTGAAGCTGTCATTTCATACCACTGGGGTCCCACGCGATGCGCTTCTCAAGTCCGAGACAGTCGAGATACCCGTGCAAGGAAAAAGGCTAAAATTCAAATATGAAGTCTCGTTTCACCCAAACGGTCAGATTCAGAGAGGATTTTTTTTGAGTGAATATGGATTGCAGTTGCATATGAAAGATGGGCGTATCCGGCGATTCAAGAGCATGGAATATCATTTGGGAATCTTTGATGAGGCTGGACGACTCGTCAGTGCACGTCGGCTTTCAAATATGAACAAATTGCCTGAGGATTTTAAGGGTCCAAATGCCGCCTTGCTGAAGAGCCAAACAAAATCAGCTAGGCCGCAGTATTGATTGTCTCCATCGTTACACCATGCTCCTGAGCCAGTGGAATTTCCATTACAAAGGAGGTGTTGGGATGGTCTTTGTCATAAAAGAACCGGCCCCCATGATCTCGAACGATTGAGCT encodes:
- a CDS encoding YajQ family cyclic di-GMP-binding protein, whose protein sequence is MPSFDVVSEINLQEVENAFNQAQKEVKSRYDFKDSKATMAWDKKEISLEAEDDYKLGAMKDVLQSKAHRRGVDLRALKFSDPEKIGGMMLKQKVTFVQGIEKETAKKITKILKDSKLKVQAQIIDDKVRITSKSIDTLQECMQFLKGDKSLDIPLQFENMR
- a CDS encoding CBS domain-containing protein, whose amino-acid sequence is MGKSAYSSLHAVADRKKISEKPVRDFMSRRVFSIVAGTKIYFAVKMLQTHGISGAPVVDKSGSLIGIVSDYDLLLQAATRDVADPLEYNKDVLSVREETPLRDIIIILYKKKFRRLPVVDSTNKVVGIVSRVDVLMELLELP
- a CDS encoding protein kinase, which translates into the protein MVRPIDTFDFPEGFILSRKYRVIRKVGEGWEGEVYIVEELFTNIERAAKIFFPHRNQNNRTAKFYAKKLHKLRTCSVLVQYLTQERIYYRGHQITYLISEFVEGKTLDSFLETFPGKRMSPFQAVHLLYALARGLEEVHRLKEYHGDLHYENIMVQRYGLAFDLKVFDMFRWGSASPENIRDDVCNLIRIFYDCLGGSRFYPRQPRVVKDICCGLKRSLILKKFRNAGELRLYLEKMNWN
- a CDS encoding protein phosphatase 2C domain-containing protein, which codes for MELRGRQFYNQHLEDIAVFSKNWLEAVITTTMCPVNKLENEDSCFVIENGEFSCVAVADGLGGHKGGGLASRLAISILNETLNIYEAFPQPERLPIREVILDAIDRCHVQIQALGIGAGTTLSMAILTRKTVRFYNVGDSCSMLIGGMGTLKFKNIEQSPVGYGLEGGFLTEDQVVGHSASGIVLNALGLSPLRIEVSQEFELARRDSILLSSDGLTDNLAYSRIGQIVGRGTLLEKIKRLKEEATEQMRKEKGKPDDLTMILLKVRD
- a CDS encoding ATP-dependent zinc protease encodes the protein MVIKDSIFAAESTKSKGVEHSESKQKPILGWREWVELLDLGPTRIKAKIDTGAKTSAVHAEDIVVFKRKGKRRVRFRLYPLQRSREGAVWVEADLLEKRKVRSSVGHETQRPVVLAQVGFGERQLSIELSLINRDIMGFRMLIGRQAIRDLFLVDPGRSFLIGKKKKRRRKKKTSAKSIGVHQ
- the rimK gene encoding 30S ribosomal protein S6--L-glutamate ligase, which translates into the protein MIIGVLSRKRDLKSTQLLVRAASDRGHHVEVIDPIRCFMNIASMRPMIQFKEKRLDHFHAVIPRIGASITFYGAAVVRQFEMMNTYTVNGSLGVTRARDTLRVLQMLSRKGVGLPTSSFAHSTKMTKELIELVGGAPLVIKLLSAPQGGSVIFAQTAKAAESVIDAFRRMDAYFIVQEYIPEAEGADIRCVVVGGKVVASLRRQAGERGFPTSLKQTDLISSVEITREENETALRAAKVVGLGVAGVDFLRSKRGALVIGVTPSPSFVGIDRICGVNVADKVIQYVEKKIKSNSI
- the corA gene encoding magnesium/cobalt transporter CorA, which translates into the protein MNSVDSLSYLKKVTELAKWKRIESPGNSPGTLVADTALPAPFISLLSYNKGEVIEKENISLKDAFAEVGPKRVTWIDIQGLGNVDVLRELGDIMSLHRLELEDVIDFSQRIRIQTHEEYCFLIGKHLLYKSELLVQQVSLFFDSQTVVTLTPVDSSFLNPVRFRIQNGIGQIRRQSSEYLIYAIVDTLIDSSFPAIDQIGDLVDTMELEVFGHTMPEEDVASTIRDTRLSLSYCRKWILPMKDVLKSILEGQNKFVGKDTRVYFSDCMDHVLTQLETLNALRDETADLMNLHLSVLSQKMNEIMKVLTIISTIFIPLGFIAGCYGMNFNPSASEFNMPELNWPYGYPTAIGLMVFVATLLVGYFFRKKWIRFRF